From the genome of Thermococcus celericrescens:
GCAGATTGAGGAGCTGGCTCATATTCTGGTTCCCGTCCTCCGTGGCGAGACGCCTTCGAATGTTTTTGTGTACGGGAAGACGGGAACGGGTAAGACGGTTACCATAAAATTCGTTACCGACGAGCTGAAGAGGATCTCCGATAAGTATGAGATCCCCGTGGACGTCATTTACATCAATTGCGAGATAGTGGACACTCAGTACCGTGTTCTGGCGAACATCGTGAACCACTTTAAGAACGAGAGCGGCGTTGAGGTCCCCCTCGTGGGCTGGCCCACCGATGAAGTTTACGCACGGCTTAAGGAGGTAATCGACGCCCGTGAGCGCTTCGTCATAATAGTCTTGGACGAGATTGACAAGTTAATCAAAAAGAGCGGCGATGACATCCTCTACTCCCTCACGAGGATAAACACCGAGCTGGGCCTTGCGAAGGTGAGCATCATAGGCATCTCAAACGACCTCAAATTCAAGGAGTACCTCGATGCGCGCGTCCTCTCGAGCCTGAGCGAGGAGGAGGTTGTCTTTCCCCCGTACGATGCCAACCAGCTCAGGGATATTCTGATGCAGCGTGCCAGCGACGCATTCAACGAGGGCGTTCTCGACGACGGCGTCGTCCCCCTGTGTGCCGCCCTGGCCGCGAGGGAGCACGGCGACGCGAGAAGGGCCCTTGACCTGCTCCGCGTTGCGGGTGAGATAGCGGAGCGCGAGGGCGCGAGCAAGGTCACGGAGAGGCACGTCTGGAAGGCCCAGGAGAAGATAGAACAGGAC
Proteins encoded in this window:
- a CDS encoding ORC1-type DNA replication protein: MDDNYIDSIFEKYLHAKKIFKNKEVLRHSYTPKELPHRREQIEELAHILVPVLRGETPSNVFVYGKTGTGKTVTIKFVTDELKRISDKYEIPVDVIYINCEIVDTQYRVLANIVNHFKNESGVEVPLVGWPTDEVYARLKEVIDARERFVIIVLDEIDKLIKKSGDDILYSLTRINTELGLAKVSIIGISNDLKFKEYLDARVLSSLSEEEVVFPPYDANQLRDILMQRASDAFNEGVLDDGVVPLCAALAAREHGDARRALDLLRVAGEIAEREGASKVTERHVWKAQEKIEQDTMEEVIKTLPLHSKVLLYAIVLLDENGELPANTGDVYSVYMSLCDHIDLEPLTQRRVSDLINELDMLGIINAKVVSKGRYGRTKEIRLNVTPYKVKNIYRHDSQLQTMLTVSMSRQRRLL